In Leptospira harrisiae, a genomic segment contains:
- a CDS encoding CheR family methyltransferase — MDFRTSLNTIGDTEFEFIKNLVYKQAGIFLAPHKKIMVQSRLNARLRTLGITSFENYVAKLKLDPKFAMEEMQELINRITTNKTDFFRENHHFEFLKNQYFPALEQAVATGGSKSLRIWCSASSTGEEPYSIAITVYDYFHTKPGWNCKIYASDIDTQVIATAKKGLYRDDRLEPVSDAVKAKHFNKTIEKDHVYYEAKPHLKALIDFKQINLLHFPFPITEKLDLIFCRNVVIYFDKPTQKTLFQNFEASLKPKGYLILGHSETMFGISDSFKFLGHTIYQKKD, encoded by the coding sequence TTGGACTTTCGAACATCTTTAAACACAATCGGTGATACAGAATTTGAATTCATTAAAAATTTAGTGTACAAACAGGCTGGGATTTTTTTAGCACCACATAAAAAAATCATGGTCCAGTCCAGACTCAACGCAAGACTCCGAACCCTAGGAATCACAAGTTTTGAGAACTACGTTGCCAAATTAAAACTTGATCCAAAGTTTGCGATGGAGGAAATGCAGGAACTCATCAATCGCATTACAACTAACAAAACTGATTTTTTCCGCGAAAACCATCATTTTGAATTTTTAAAAAACCAATACTTTCCTGCTTTGGAACAAGCGGTCGCCACTGGGGGATCAAAATCTCTTCGTATTTGGTGCTCTGCATCTTCTACAGGTGAGGAACCATATTCCATTGCTATCACTGTTTATGACTACTTTCATACAAAACCTGGTTGGAATTGCAAAATTTACGCATCAGATATTGATACTCAAGTTATTGCTACAGCCAAAAAAGGTTTGTATAGAGATGATCGTTTAGAGCCGGTTTCAGATGCAGTCAAAGCAAAACATTTTAACAAAACGATTGAAAAAGATCATGTTTATTATGAAGCAAAACCACATTTAAAAGCTTTGATCGACTTTAAACAAATCAATCTTTTGCATTTTCCATTTCCTATCACTGAAAAACTGGATTTAATCTTTTGTAGAAACGTAGTCATTTATTTTGACAAACCAACTCAAAAAACATTGTTTCAAAACTTTGAGGCCAGTTTGAAACCGAAAGGTTATTTGATTTTAGGTCACTCAGAAACTATGTTTGGGATTTCTGATAGTT
- a CDS encoding menaquinone biosynthetic enzyme MqnA/MqnD family protein yields MKIGIVKHLNARPLTLYFERTSGYLPVYENPSVLIELLKQGELDCALVSSIECERNHETLDYTKVVGVCARDVVRSVLFFRHEKDAGMPKVVYTDKGSRSSVALLQCLLFREFGKLVEVIPTPAAEISQMMLDGKGSHLLFGDHALLQTPVPGYQVVDLAEWWNQSTGLYFCFAFWAFPKGKVWDDRLFLTALEYGLKELDSIIKEEKRLPIAVTDRYLKQELHYIPEQKNLDGFDLFIKTAKELKLV; encoded by the coding sequence ATGAAAATTGGCATCGTAAAACACCTGAATGCCCGCCCCCTAACCCTCTATTTCGAGAGAACTTCCGGATATCTACCAGTTTATGAAAACCCCAGTGTCCTCATTGAACTCTTAAAACAAGGGGAATTAGACTGTGCTCTTGTCTCTTCGATCGAATGCGAAAGAAACCACGAAACTCTAGATTACACAAAAGTGGTGGGTGTCTGTGCAAGGGATGTAGTTCGTTCCGTTTTATTCTTTCGACACGAAAAAGACGCCGGAATGCCCAAGGTTGTTTATACGGATAAGGGTTCTCGGTCGAGTGTCGCTCTGTTACAATGTTTACTTTTTCGTGAATTCGGTAAACTAGTAGAAGTGATTCCCACACCTGCTGCTGAAATTTCTCAAATGATGTTAGACGGGAAAGGGTCTCATCTATTATTTGGTGACCATGCTTTGTTACAGACACCAGTGCCCGGTTACCAAGTTGTGGACCTCGCAGAATGGTGGAATCAATCTACTGGACTATATTTTTGTTTTGCCTTTTGGGCCTTTCCTAAGGGAAAAGTTTGGGATGACCGACTTTTTTTAACGGCATTGGAATATGGCCTTAAAGAATTAGATTCCATCATTAAAGAAGAGAAACGATTGCCAATTGCGGTGACCGATCGTTATCTCAAACAAGAGTTACACTATATACCTGAACAAAAAAATTTGGATGGTTTTGATTTATTTATCAAAACTGCAAAAGAACTAAAGTTAGTCTAA
- a CDS encoding LIC11874 family lipoprotein, whose protein sequence is MFRFPLLLILFFVGCFEYEETILFRKLSSGTVEIAYTVPLKRDSNDSLIKFLPTSKEEIINSVKKKSNNNLQVRDFTFRELEKSETSDMYFKRKGKVSYKLDFEDPLHLEGVLIGTFSIKSKPKSITVKRDFPNLTDNAILETSAGEKKIISETSRLLKEGKIQFKVLFPKDSECSSNRGFIGLGNLTYQIPLQETLENPESKTWEYKIRFF, encoded by the coding sequence GTGTTTCGTTTTCCTCTTCTCCTCATTTTATTCTTTGTCGGTTGTTTCGAATATGAAGAGACCATTCTCTTTCGAAAACTCAGTTCTGGTACAGTAGAAATCGCTTATACCGTTCCTCTAAAAAGGGATTCCAACGATTCCCTGATTAAATTTTTACCAACCTCCAAAGAAGAAATCATCAATTCTGTCAAAAAAAAATCGAATAACAACCTTCAGGTGAGAGATTTTACCTTCCGAGAACTAGAAAAATCAGAAACAAGTGATATGTATTTCAAACGGAAGGGAAAGGTTTCCTACAAACTTGATTTTGAAGACCCTTTACATTTAGAAGGTGTTTTAATTGGAACATTTTCCATTAAATCAAAACCAAAATCAATTACTGTGAAACGAGACTTTCCTAACCTAACAGACAACGCAATTCTTGAGACGAGTGCCGGCGAAAAAAAGATTATTTCCGAAACTTCCAGACTCTTGAAAGAAGGAAAAATTCAATTCAAAGTTTTATTTCCAAAAGATTCTGAATGTAGTTCGAACAGAGGTTTTATTGGTCTAGGAAATTTAACTTATCAAATCCCTTTACAAGAAACTTTGGAAAATCCTGAATCAAAAACTTGGGAATATAAAATTCGATTTTTTTAG